Proteins encoded within one genomic window of Candidatus Methylacidiphilales bacterium:
- a CDS encoding TlpA disulfide reductase family protein, translating into MSLGIILSWLHQPHNNNPDEKVLGKKLMDVTYNNLEGTPVSLLSFSEEYLLLNFWATWCEPCKRELPDLNTFQNKHRNVLKIVAISLDSLERSTFFMKAINNTLLTLISDQEVFNIMASLGNSKEAIPYSVLLNKNREIIYTQYGEVSLSKITDLIHEENLSS; encoded by the coding sequence TTGAGTTTAGGAATAATTCTGTCCTGGTTACATCAACCACACAATAATAATCCTGATGAAAAAGTCCTAGGTAAAAAGCTCATGGATGTAACCTACAATAATCTTGAAGGAACACCAGTATCTTTACTTTCTTTTTCAGAAGAGTATCTTCTTTTAAATTTTTGGGCGACATGGTGTGAGCCCTGTAAAAGAGAGTTGCCCGACCTAAATACATTTCAAAACAAGCACCGTAATGTATTAAAAATAGTTGCTATTTCACTTGACTCGCTAGAACGCTCAACATTTTTTATGAAGGCAATCAATAACACATTATTAACGCTGATAAGCGATCAAGAGGTCTTCAATATAATGGCTTCACTTGGCAATTCCAAAGAAGCCATTCCATACTCTGTATTATTAAATAAAAATCGAGAGATAATTTACACTCAATATGGAGAAGTTTCTCTTTCCAAAATAACTGATCTCATCCATGAAGAAAATCTTAGTTCTTAA